A stretch of the Deinococcus misasensis DSM 22328 genome encodes the following:
- a CDS encoding histidine phosphatase family protein: MTKKVPPPPTGFREDSELTEFWVVRHAETTWNAIRRYQGHTDVPLSEHGKLQVQALAERLEGVKVDAIYSSDLSRSMDTARGMAAVLHGQPEIQTDLRLREIDVGELGGLYLPDIETHHKSYLEALNQDPWNTRRPGGESMADLYDRVSQSFFDLRDRHRGGRVMVVTHGGVVRVAVSLALGGALRDVWARLSIDNTSITRFVLHSGGGRLLSFNDAAHLEDLSLEDEDVQVP, translated from the coding sequence GTGACCAAAAAAGTTCCACCTCCACCCACCGGATTCCGTGAAGACAGCGAACTCACGGAATTCTGGGTGGTTCGACACGCTGAAACCACTTGGAATGCCATCCGGCGTTACCAGGGCCACACCGATGTTCCCCTTTCAGAACACGGTAAGTTGCAGGTGCAGGCTCTGGCAGAGCGTCTGGAAGGGGTCAAGGTGGATGCGATTTACTCCAGCGACCTTTCCCGTTCCATGGACACTGCCAGAGGGATGGCTGCTGTGCTGCACGGCCAACCGGAAATCCAGACCGACTTGCGCCTCCGTGAAATTGACGTGGGTGAGCTGGGCGGTCTGTACCTTCCCGACATCGAAACCCACCACAAAAGCTATCTGGAGGCCCTCAATCAGGACCCTTGGAACACCCGTCGTCCCGGCGGTGAAAGCATGGCAGACCTGTACGACCGGGTCAGTCAGTCCTTTTTCGACCTGAGGGACCGTCACCGCGGAGGCCGCGTCATGGTGGTCACCCACGGCGGAGTGGTGCGCGTGGCGGTCAGCCTTGCTCTGGGTGGAGCGTTGCGCGATGTGTGGGCAAGACTGTCCATCGACAACACCAGCATCACCCGGTTTGTGCTGCACTCTGGAGGGGGCAGGCTCTTGAGTTTCAACGATGCCGCCCATCTGGAAGACCTGTCTCTGGAAGACGAAGACGTGCAGGTGCCGTAA
- the meaB gene encoding methylmalonyl Co-A mutase-associated GTPase MeaB, which translates to MLTERFKKGDPRALARTITLLEAGGEFPEDLQLLPRKATVIGITGSPGSGKSTLTDQIIQAYREQGLKVAVIAVDPSSPFTGGAILGDRIRMGRHALDEGVFIRSLASRGALGGVSSKTLQVLSALEAFGFDVILIETVGVGQSEVDIASIADHTVLVLTPNQGDAVQAFKAGVMEIADVFVVNKSDLPGADRVVRELHATLTLGAMLDWMPPAVKTSAQKGQGIPELLDALRKHREHLGAEGLKQRRLNRLKFELRILLEDWAHRKLKDAESQLPEVLSGKRSLQALFKGLI; encoded by the coding sequence ATGCTGACAGAACGTTTCAAGAAGGGCGATCCCCGTGCCCTCGCCCGCACCATCACACTTTTGGAGGCCGGAGGGGAATTTCCAGAGGACTTGCAACTTTTGCCCCGCAAAGCCACGGTCATTGGCATCACGGGCAGTCCTGGAAGTGGAAAAAGCACCCTCACCGACCAGATCATTCAGGCTTACCGTGAACAGGGTCTGAAGGTGGCTGTGATTGCCGTGGACCCGAGCAGTCCTTTCACTGGAGGGGCCATTCTGGGCGACCGGATCCGCATGGGCAGGCATGCGCTGGATGAAGGGGTGTTCATCCGCAGCCTTGCGTCCAGAGGGGCTCTGGGAGGGGTGTCCAGCAAAACCCTGCAAGTGCTTTCGGCTCTGGAGGCTTTTGGGTTTGATGTGATCCTGATTGAAACGGTGGGGGTGGGCCAGAGCGAGGTGGACATTGCCAGCATTGCCGATCACACCGTGCTGGTCCTGACGCCCAATCAGGGGGATGCCGTTCAGGCCTTCAAAGCTGGGGTCATGGAGATTGCAGATGTGTTCGTGGTGAACAAAAGCGATCTTCCCGGTGCAGACCGGGTGGTGCGTGAGCTGCATGCCACCCTGACCCTCGGGGCGATGCTGGACTGGATGCCTCCAGCCGTGAAGACCAGTGCCCAGAAAGGGCAAGGGATTCCAGAGCTGCTGGATGCCCTCAGGAAGCACCGTGAGCACCTTGGAGCAGAGGGATTGAAACAGCGCAGACTGAACCGATTGAAGTTTGAACTCCGGATTTTGCTGGAAGACTGGGCGCACCGCAAACTGAAGGATGCCGAAAGCCAACTTCCTGAAGTCCTTTCGGGAAAACGCTCACTGCAAGCCTTGTTTAAAGGGCTCATCTGA